The genomic DNA ACGCACTTTCGCGGAGCGAAAGGCGACCATCGGACAGTGCGGCTTGGCAGTGGCAGGGGGAACGGGGCGCTTATTTTGCGGCGATGCAATAGAGGCGGCGGTCGCTGCGGATCAGGAGCATTCCGGGAGCGGTGGTCGGTGAGGAGCGGAAGATCTCGTCGCTGCCCGAACCGACTCGATTGCGACTGACGATCTCCATCTTGCGGCCGATCTTCAAGACGTTCACCTCCCCCGTATCGCTGAGCATGTAGACCAATCCGCCAGCGAGAATCGGGGAACCCGAATAATTTCCTCCCAACCGTTGCTTGAACAATACGGTCCCATCGTGTGCGTCGTATCCGGTGACGACGCCCGCCATTCCAACTGCGACCAGCGTATCACCAACGAGAATCGGCGATGGGAGATCGCGTCCGCCGCGGCGAGGCGTATGCCACGCCATATGCGTTTCGGTGACATCCCCTCTGCCGCCCGAGCGGACTGCGTAAACGTCTCCCGCTTTTCCATTGACCACGTAAACCAGCCCGTTGCCCACGACAGGCATCGGCGTGCCGCGACCGTTGAACCCGCGACAGTTCCACAGTGGTTGGCCGGTTTGGGGATTGTAGGCATTGATTCCAAATTCACCGTTCAGCAGCAGTTCGGCCCCTTCGGGCGTGACCGACAGCAGCGGCGTACTCCAACCACCTCGAGGCGTATCGGCTCGCGGTTGCCGCCAGCGATCCTGCCCCGTCTGTTTGTCGACGGCTACAAGATAAGAGGCTCCCTGCGCATCGCAATTCTGAACGATGGTATCGCCGACAAAGATCGGCGAAGCACCAATTCCCCAAACGCCCGGAAAGCTGCCCAGTTCGCGCGACCAGAGCGGTTTGCCGTTCATGTCCAAGCAATGCAGACCGCCCGGACCAAAGAAGGCGGCGACGCAGGTGCCGTCGGTGGCACAACTAGGCGAGCCCCAGTTGTTCATCTTGTGAATCTGTTCCCCCGCACCAAGCGCGACGGGCGTGTCCCACAGCAGCTTCCCCGAACGGCGATCGACACACATCACATGTCGCTCGACCGCGCTGCCTTTCTGGACCGCACCGGTCAAGAAAATCTTGTCGTCCCACATCACGGGAGACGAATGGCCGAGAACGGGCAAATCGGTCTGCCACAGGATCGAACTGGCATCCCACTGGACCGGAACGTTGGCATCGGGACTGTGCCCGTCGCCGGTGGGGCCACGGAATTCGCTCCATTGGCGATCCGCAGACCGATCGGCAGCCGATCCAAGGGAGCTCAGGAACAGGCAACTGCTGAGAACCAGCAATGCAAGACAGCGGATATTTTTCATCGATGACTCCTGAATGGATGTCGGGCAGGCGTAGCAAAGGGCTTCCAGTATACAAATTTCAGGGCGAACGAAAGGGACGCCCGCCCCCATGGCCGGCCTCGCCCGTTGATCCGCGTCGGTCGATCCATCACAATACCTGCAAACCGACGGTTCAAATCGTTTGGCCCCCCAACTTATTAGTTAACAAGATTTCTTTCAGGAGCAGATGCATGGCCCGACCAGTCACTCTTTTCACAGGCCAATGGGCCGACCTTGGCATTCAAGACCTGGCTCGCATGTGCAGCGAGTTCGGATACGACGGCATCGAACTTGCCTGCTGGGGCGACCACTTCGAAGTCGACCGCGCCAACGCCGAGGACGACTACTGTGCGAAGAAACGCGAATTGCTGGACAGCCACGGCCTGCAATGCTTGGCGATCAGCGCTCACTTGGTCGGCCAAGCCGTTTGCGACATCATCGACCAACGCCACCAATTGATCCTGCCCAGCTATGTCTGGGGCGATGGCGATCCAGCCGGCGTCAACGAACGCGCGATCGAAGAACTGAAGCAGACCGCGCGGGCGGCGCAGAAGATGGGCGTCAGCGTCGTCAACGGATTCACCGGATCGAGCATCTGGCATCTGCTGTATTCGTTCCCTCCCGTGTCGGCTCAAATGATCGACGACGGTTTTAAGCTGTTCGCCGATCGCTTCAATCCGATCCTGGACGTCTTCGCCGAGTGTGGTGTTAAGTTTGCATTGGAGGTTCATCCGACCGAGATCGCATTCGACATCCACACCGCTCAGCGAGCCCTCGAAGCGTTGGATCACCGTCCCGAGTTCGGATTCAATTTCGATCCGAGCCACTTGATCTGGCAGGGCATGGATCCTGAAAAGTTCATCCGCGCGTTCCCCGACCGGATCTACCACGTTCACGTCAAAGACGCGATCGTCAAGCTGGACGGCACATCGGGCATCCTGTCGAGCCACATCAACTTTGGCGATCATCGTCGCGGTTGGGATTTCCGATCGCCAGGTCGCGGCGGCGTCAACTTCGAAGAGATCATCCGCGCGTTGAACGACATCGATTACCAAGGACCGCTGTCGATCGAATGGGAAGACAGCGGCATGGAACGCTGCTTCGGAGCGACCGAAGCTTGCAAGTTCACCAAAGAGTTGGACTTTGCTCCCAGCGGACGCGCGTTCGATCAAGCGTTTGAAGACGGCAACGCGTAGCCCTCGGGTAACACGCCCTCTTCACAGCGCTGTCCACCGGGGCAGCGCATCAGATAGCTGACCGATAACAACTGAACCCCCGCGATCAACGCGGGGTGCAGGCTGGCGACAAAGTCGACGCAGGCGGTCAGCGCCGGCAGCGACCGATTGTCCGGCGTCACCGCAGCGGTCTCGGCAAGCAGAGATCGATTCCAATAAGCGGTGTTCTCCCAGCCCCGATTCGTGCGACGCCAACCGTCGGCGACCACGCGATACGAATCTTCTCGCGCCATCGGCAACTGAGGTCCCGACGCTTCGGTCGGATGGCCGATCGCTAAGAGCAAGAAGATGAGGAAGGTCATTTCGGGATGCGAGGGTTGGAAGGGAGGGGAATGACGCATGGCTGAAGAAGCAGCCAGCGTGCCAACGCCGCCTCAACCTAATCCCCTTCGAAATGCAACCGGTTGCAGTGCAACGACTTACCGCATCCGGGCAGCTTGCCACGCCATCGCGGTCGTTGCATTCTGGCAACACTCTGCGGTCCACCTTGGTGCCGAAAAAGCAACGATGATGCGTTGGATCAACACCGCAAAGGTCGCCCGGCAATCGCGGTTCCATTGATTGGTGCGGGGGGCAAATTCTGGTAGGCTTGACGATCGCATTGCTGACAACTTCAACGAGGAATGAACGATTAAGACCTCTCATCCCGAACGCCGACCTCTGATCGTTGGCGAAGTGCTGTTTGATAACTTTCCCGATGGCCAGTCAATCTTGGGCGGGGCTCCGTTCAACGTGGCTTGGAATCTGCAAGGCTTTGGAATGGAGCCGGAGTTTGTCTCGGCGATCGGCGACGACGATGCGGGACGGCGGATTACCGAGCGGATGCAAGCGTGGCAGATGTCGACCACTGGGATGCAAACCAACGAGCACCCGACCGGCGAAGTTCAGGTGCAGTTTCAAGATGGCCAACCGTCGTATGAGATCGTCCCGGACCGGGCGTTCGATTTCTTGAAGATGCCCGAGTTTCCTGTCACCTCGTCCGGGTTTGCCCTGTTGTATCTCGGCAGCTTGGCCAGCCGGAATGCCGTCAGCCGCGACACGATCCGGCAGATCATCGCCGAAAGCGACCTGCCGCGGTTTGTCGACATCAACATCCGCCAGCCATGGTTCGAGAAGAAGTGGCTGCACACGCTGCTGCACGGAGCGCATTGGGTCAAGTTGAGCGATGAAGAGCTTTCGGAATTAACCGACACGCCCTGCAAGACCGCCGACGAAATCCGTGCGGGCGCGCAGCGTTTGGGTGTCGAATATGGCGGGGAGAACTTCTTTGTCACCTGCGGCTCGCGCGGCGCCTACGCTATCACCGGCGGTGAATTGATCGTCGCCGACGCCCCCACTCCCAATCCGATGCGTGACACCGTTGGTGCGGGAGACGCCTTTGCCGCGACGACCATTTACGGTCTATTGAGCGGATGGGATTTGCAACGCACAATCCGTACCGCAACGCGTTTCGCATCGCGTGTCTGTGGGCTCACTGGGGCAACCTCCGACGATGCGACCCTGTACCAATCGGTGAACGATGGACTGGCTACTTGAACCCGCCCGGATGCAGTTTTGTGAACGGACGCTCGACGGACCGATCAAACATCCGGCCGACACGTGGACCAACATCGGTCCGCTGGTCGCCGGCATCTTTATCCTGATCTACGCCAACCGCCCGTTGGAACGACTGCTGGGAGTCGCCGCGATCTGGACCGGCCTCGCGTCGGGCTACTTCCACGCATCCAACACGATCCTTGGCGAGACCTTGGATCTCAGCGGGATGTTCATGTTCATCTTGAGCATCGCCGCGCTGCAACAACACCGCAGCGATCCCAATCGGCCGGGGCAACGGCTGCTGATCGCGATCGTTCTGGTCGGCTCGCTTATCCTGACCGTTCTCTCTTCGTTTTCGACAGCCTTTGCCAGCCCGATGTTTGCCGTGATCGTGGTGATCGTGGTCGCTCGCGGCCTGTACGACAGCATGCTCACCCGCTGGGCCTACGCGATGGTGATCACGTTTCTGATCGCCTGGGGCTTCTGGTGGTTGGACTTTATGCACATCGTCTGCCATCCCGACAACCACATCCTGACCGGCCATGGACTCTGGCATCTGCTCAACGGTGTCGTCTTCTGGTGTGCCTTCCGACACTACCAAAGCACGATGCCAGATCCAGCGACCGAATTAGCGGAAGATCGGCAGCAAGGCGATTAGCTCATCAGTCGATTTCTGCAGCCAATTCGATCAGTGCCTGAGCCAACCGCGGGTCGGGCCCTAGTCGATCGACCGCAATCCAGCGTCGATCCCCATGCCGATCCGCAGCCGCATCGATCATCTGCACTACGCGTTGGTTCAGATCGCCCTGAAACAGCAGGTGCGGCTGGACCACGATCGTATCGATCTCGGGAAGCTGAGCGACTTCGTCCAACACCGAAGCGAGATCGGGCCGTGCCATCGCCACAAACCCTGTGCGAACAACTGCCGGCCGCAGCGATTGACCACGCAATTCGCTGAAGCGATACATCTCTGCCGTTGCGCCGTCGTCCAGACTGCCGCGGCCGACCATCACCAGCGCCGTCCGCGCCAGATCGACTCCGCCCGCTGCATCGATCGCCTGCTGAGCTCGGATCGCCGACAGCTCCAACAATTTGGGATGGCACTGCAACGGCGGCGTCTGCACAAACGGCAGCCCACGCCTCCCGCCGATTGCCGCATCGCAAGCCGCCTGCAACTCCTCGGGGATGTCCCGCTTGGCGTGCCCCGCAGCGAACAAGAGCAACGGCACCGCATAGATGCCGTCGACATTTGATGCGACCATCCGCTGCCACGCCTCGCCGATCGTCGGCTGCTGCAGCTCCAAGAAACAGGCTTCGACAGGTGCCGGAGCGAGCAGTTGCCCCAGCACCGCTCCCAGCTGTAAGAACTCCTTCGTCCCGTCGAGGTCCCGCGTTCCATGGCCTATCAACAGATACCCCGGCCGCGTGCAAGCTTGCATCGCGGCGGGTGAGGCATCATGAGAGACCTGTCGATGCGGGTCCGAGGATTCCGGCGTTTTCAATGTCTTGCCCTTTCGCGGCAATGCGGGGATGAAGAGCGAAAGGGCGGAAAACGAACCGACTATTCGCCCATCAGTTTGCTGACGCTCGGCTCGATCGATTCAGCCCAAATCGTGTAGCCCTGTTCGCTCAAGTGTAGCAGGTCGGGCATGATCTCCTTGGAAAGCGTACCGTCATCGGCGAGGAATTTGTCACCGATATCCAAGAAGAAAATGTTCTTGTTGTCAGCCAGCTTAGCGACGGTCGCGTTGCTGGTTTCGTTCGCTTGACGCTTCACATCGGCTGGCGTCGCACCGCGGGGGAAGGTCGCCAGCAACAGGATCTTCGTTTCGGGAGTCTTCTCACGCAATTGGTGAATGATCGCAGTGACGCCTTCGGCGATCTCTTCGGGCTTGTTGCGGCCGGAGTTGTTGGTGCCGATCATGACAACCGCCAACTTGGGCGAGATCCCTTCCAAGTTGCCATTGTCCAACCGCCACATGACGTGCTGCGTGCGATCGCCTCCGATGCCCAGATTGACAGCGTTTCGATCGCCGTAGAAGTCGGCCCAGACCTTCTTGCCGCGGCCTTCCCAGCCTTGAGTGATCGAGTCGCCGATGAAGACGAGGTCGACGTTCCCCTTGGCAACGCGAGCGTTCATCGATTCGTGACGCTTCACCCAATTCCCGCTGCGCGGCACGGGAGTGATCGCATCGTGCTTGGTTGCGGTGGCTTGAGCGCTCGCTACCGAAGTCAGCATCGCAGCGATCAGGAAACAGGAAACGGAGGTCATTCTTCGCAAGGACATGTTGGTTGGATCCGAGGTTTCGGGGGGAGGGGTAGGGGTCATAAAACGCCCATTTTAGTCGCTCGCGAGGGGCCGTGGAATCGAGTCCCCAAAAACGAACAGCTCACCGCCGCGACAACGTTCAGTTGCTATGCACGTCGTATCGATCCCCACGGCACAAGGAAGCTCGGCGGACGCAGCGCACCAATACAAACGCCATGCCGGACAGTATTGAGTTTGACCATTTGATGCGTTCCGTCTGCTAAGCACGTCCCAATGTATTATTCAGTGAAACCGCAAGCACTTCGGGCCGCGCAGGCATTAGAACGCGGGGCGATGCCCACGCGGTTAAACGCAATACCGTTCAACGAAGGAGCCTCGGACCGTGGAAAGAATTAGCGTCGGGACGTAGTGGACGAGGTTACGAGTCCCAGCGATTTGGTCTGATGCAAAAGGACTCGTAGCCTCGTCCACTACGCTTCGTTGAACGGTATTGCGGTTAAAAGAACAGACTCGTTGTTGGCTGCTTAGCGATACGAAGCATCCAGCTGTGTTGTCGACCAAGCAGCAGCCTTCTTTGCGAACGATGGAAAACTTGGGTAACTCCGAGGCGAGACGCCAGCCTGCCCGAGAGCACCTAAAAATCGGATAGAATGGGAGCCGAGTTTTCTGTTGAGAGTTCCTATGCGAAGGCGGATTATGAAGAGTTTTC from Rosistilla oblonga includes the following:
- a CDS encoding PQQ-binding-like beta-propeller repeat protein, which codes for MKNIRCLALLVLSSCLFLSSLGSAADRSADRQWSEFRGPTGDGHSPDANVPVQWDASSILWQTDLPVLGHSSPVMWDDKIFLTGAVQKGSAVERHVMCVDRRSGKLLWDTPVALGAGEQIHKMNNWGSPSCATDGTCVAAFFGPGGLHCLDMNGKPLWSRELGSFPGVWGIGASPIFVGDTIVQNCDAQGASYLVAVDKQTGQDRWRQPRADTPRGGWSTPLLSVTPEGAELLLNGEFGINAYNPQTGQPLWNCRGFNGRGTPMPVVGNGLVYVVNGKAGDVYAVRSGGRGDVTETHMAWHTPRRGGRDLPSPILVGDTLVAVGMAGVVTGYDAHDGTVLFKQRLGGNYSGSPILAGGLVYMLSDTGEVNVLKIGRKMEIVSRNRVGSGSDEIFRSSPTTAPGMLLIRSDRRLYCIAAK
- a CDS encoding sugar phosphate isomerase/epimerase family protein, whose translation is MARPVTLFTGQWADLGIQDLARMCSEFGYDGIELACWGDHFEVDRANAEDDYCAKKRELLDSHGLQCLAISAHLVGQAVCDIIDQRHQLILPSYVWGDGDPAGVNERAIEELKQTARAAQKMGVSVVNGFTGSSIWHLLYSFPPVSAQMIDDGFKLFADRFNPILDVFAECGVKFALEVHPTEIAFDIHTAQRALEALDHRPEFGFNFDPSHLIWQGMDPEKFIRAFPDRIYHVHVKDAIVKLDGTSGILSSHINFGDHRRGWDFRSPGRGGVNFEEIIRALNDIDYQGPLSIEWEDSGMERCFGATEACKFTKELDFAPSGRAFDQAFEDGNA
- a CDS encoding PfkB family carbohydrate kinase produces the protein MLFDNFPDGQSILGGAPFNVAWNLQGFGMEPEFVSAIGDDDAGRRITERMQAWQMSTTGMQTNEHPTGEVQVQFQDGQPSYEIVPDRAFDFLKMPEFPVTSSGFALLYLGSLASRNAVSRDTIRQIIAESDLPRFVDINIRQPWFEKKWLHTLLHGAHWVKLSDEELSELTDTPCKTADEIRAGAQRLGVEYGGENFFVTCGSRGAYAITGGELIVADAPTPNPMRDTVGAGDAFAATTIYGLLSGWDLQRTIRTATRFASRVCGLTGATSDDATLYQSVNDGLAT
- a CDS encoding ceramidase domain-containing protein, encoding MDWLLEPARMQFCERTLDGPIKHPADTWTNIGPLVAGIFILIYANRPLERLLGVAAIWTGLASGYFHASNTILGETLDLSGMFMFILSIAALQQHRSDPNRPGQRLLIAIVLVGSLILTVLSSFSTAFASPMFAVIVVIVVARGLYDSMLTRWAYAMVITFLIAWGFWWLDFMHIVCHPDNHILTGHGLWHLLNGVVFWCAFRHYQSTMPDPATELAEDRQQGD
- a CDS encoding sirohydrochlorin chelatase, translating into MQACTRPGYLLIGHGTRDLDGTKEFLQLGAVLGQLLAPAPVEACFLELQQPTIGEAWQRMVASNVDGIYAVPLLLFAAGHAKRDIPEELQAACDAAIGGRRGLPFVQTPPLQCHPKLLELSAIRAQQAIDAAGGVDLARTALVMVGRGSLDDGATAEMYRFSELRGQSLRPAVVRTGFVAMARPDLASVLDEVAQLPEIDTIVVQPHLLFQGDLNQRVVQMIDAAADRHGDRRWIAVDRLGPDPRLAQALIELAAEID
- a CDS encoding platelet-activating factor acetylhydrolase IB subunit codes for the protein MSLRRMTSVSCFLIAAMLTSVASAQATATKHDAITPVPRSGNWVKRHESMNARVAKGNVDLVFIGDSITQGWEGRGKKVWADFYGDRNAVNLGIGGDRTQHVMWRLDNGNLEGISPKLAVVMIGTNNSGRNKPEEIAEGVTAIIHQLREKTPETKILLLATFPRGATPADVKRQANETSNATVAKLADNKNIFFLDIGDKFLADDGTLSKEIMPDLLHLSEQGYTIWAESIEPSVSKLMGE